A single genomic interval of Hydrogenobacter sp. harbors:
- a CDS encoding IS607 family transposase, translating into MKLSDYAKKLGISYKTAWRLFKEGKIKGFQLPTGTIIVEEKQEYENGNRCIIYARVSDNASKDNLERQAQRLKEY; encoded by the coding sequence ATGAAGTTATCGGATTATGCTAAAAAGCTTGGCATTAGTTATAAGACCGCATGGAGGTTGTTTAAAGAAGGAAAGATAAAGGGCTTTCAGTTGCCTACAGGAACTATCATAGTTGAGGAAAAACAAGAGTATGAGAACGGAAACAGGTGTATTATCTATGCAAGGGTTTCTGACAATGCAAGTAAAGACAACCTTGAAAGACAAGCCCAGAGGCTAAAAGAGTAT